From one Lineus longissimus chromosome 3, tnLinLong1.2, whole genome shotgun sequence genomic stretch:
- the LOC135484765 gene encoding uncharacterized protein LOC135484765: MKDWGIIHIESSPGHHSANGRAEAAVKIAKQLLIKARKTRTDPNIALLELRNTPREDTGQSPTEMLLGHKTRSVIPYMEKGDIEVSKGRKMRKSAMKRSHDKKACALPKLSVGQSVYFEKKEKERWILGKVVQILGNRTYLIESRAGGVYRRNRSQMRHTSVPFVREPPFLFPPPPVSGSVNPTGNADYSVESAPTIQPSHGSNETGATDSNPDESTSGAVQPTDAPTRRSSRVSKPPKYLADYVPK; encoded by the coding sequence ATGAAGGACTGGGGAATCATTCATATCGAGTCGTCCCCAGGACATCATTCTGCTAACGGTCGAGCAGAAGCCGCTGTAAAGATCGCAAAGCAACTTTTGATAAAGGCGCGGAAAACAAGAACTGATCCAAACATTGCCTTGCTAGAACTTAGGAACACTCCTAGAGAGGACACAGGACAAAGTCCTACTGAAATGCTCCTCGGACACAAAACTAGGTCAGTCATCCCATATATGGAAAAGGGCGACATTGAAGTGTCAAAGGGTAGAAAAATGCGCAAAAGTGCTATGAAACGAAGTCATGATAAGAAGGCGTGCGCACTACCAAAGCTGTCAGTGGGACAGAGTGTTTATTTTGAGAAGAAGGAAAAGGAAAGGTGGATTCTTGGAAAAGTAGTTCAAATACTTGGCAATCGCACGTACTTGATAGAAAGTCGTGCTGGGGGAGTATACCGTCGCAACCGGTCTCAAATGCGACACACTTCTGTACCTTTTGTGCGGGAGCCACCATTCCTGTTTCCTCCTCCGCCTGTATCGGGATCTGTGAATCCTACTGGCAACGCTGATTATTCGGTTGAAAGTGCGCCAACAATTCAACCTTCTCATGGTTCTAATGAGACAGGCGCAACTGATTCAAATCCTGATGAGAGTACATCTGGTGCGGTTCAGCCCACTGATGCGCCAACAAGACGCAGTTCAAGAGTGAGCAAGCCGCCAAAATACCTAGCAGATTATGTTCCAAAGTGA
- the LOC135484766 gene encoding uncharacterized protein K02A2.6-like — MAVVKKSNGKLRICIDPQPLNEALMREHYKLPTLDDILPMLNRAKVFSKLDVKNAFWHVRLDHESSLLTTMITSFGRYRWLRLPFGLKVSSEIFQRKLAEALSGLDGVFTIADDITVAGCGASRDEALKDNDRKLQRLYARCDERHIVLNNDKKEVGKTEIQFHGHRFTDEGVKPDKQKIEAITQMPAPTDIAGVKRLCGMIQYMSRFLPNLANDLGPIRALTGKEAEWSWSTACEQAFQTVNKKLTEAPVLAYFDSSKEIKLQTDSSKDRMGAVLMQEGRPVEYASRSLSNAQRSWAQIEKELLSVCFGLERFDQYTYGTKVIVENDHKPLASILRKPLSQAPKRLQSLLMRLHRYDVDFQFLKGSELVIADTLSRAFLETLDERPRVMNIDFFPNISDARLEEVRDVTVRDPTTKTLMCLIRNGWPDTKQDTPIEAKPYFDFRDSLSCESGIILKGEAILIPCDLRGDIKQRLHSAHLGLNSMLRRARGLVFWPGLAQDVKQMVGTCEPCQELRARSPKEPLIPHDDGQSPWDKVGADIFEISGRQYLVTVDFFSNFIEVDFLPTITSSQVINVLKKHFARYGIPRIFQSDTGSQLTSSEFENS, encoded by the coding sequence ATGGCCGTTGTCAAAAAGTCTAATGGCAAGCTAAGAATCTGTATCGATCCCCAACCACTGAATGAAGCCCTTATGAGGGAACATTATAAACTCCCAACACTAGATGATATTTTGCCTATGCTAAACAGGGCAAAGGTGTTTAGTAAACTTGACGTGAAAAACGCATTCTGGCACGTGAGGTTAGATCATGAATCAAGTCTCCTTACTACGATGATCACTTCGTTTGGTCGTTATCGCTGGCTTCGTTTGCCATTCGGTCTTAAAGTCAGTAGTGAAATATTTCAGCGTAAGCTAGCAGAAGCGCTGAGTGGTTTGGATGGTGTTTTCACAATTGCGGACGATATCACCGTAGCGGGTTGTGGAGCATCAAGAGATGAAGCTCTTAAGGACAACGATCGGAAACTGCAGAGACTCTATGCACGCTGTGATGAGCGACACATTGTGCTAAACAATGATAAGAAGGAAGTTGGTAAAACTGAGATCcaatttcatggacatcgctTCACTGACGAAGGTGTAAAACCTGATAAACAGAAAATAGAGGCAATAACGCAAATGCCTGCCCCTACTGATATCGCTGGCGTGAAACGGTTGTGCGGCATGATACAGTACATGTCTCGTTTCTTACCAAATCTCGCCAATGATTTGGGACCAATTCGTGCACTTACTGGAAAGGAAGCCGAATGGAGTTGGTCTACTGCCTGTGAACAAGCGTTTCAAACTGTCAACAAAAAGCTAACCGAGGCTCCTGTGCTAGCCTATTTTGACTCGAGTAAAGAAATAAAACTTCAAACTGATAGCAGTAAGGATAGGATGGGTGCAGTTTTGATGCAAGAGGGACGCCCAGTAGAATATGCATCACGTTCCCTCTCTAATGCGCAGCGATCTTGGGCTCAAATTGAAAAGGAACTGTTGTCGGTATGTTTTGGTTTAGAGCGCTTCGACCAGTACACATATGGGACAAAAGTAATTGTGGAAAATGACCACAAGCCTTTAGCGTCAATCCTGAGGAAACCACTGAGCCAAGCGCCAAAACGGCTCCAGTCATTACTTATGCGCCTGCATCGCTATGACGTTGACTTTCAATTTCTGAAGGGATCTGAACTCGTCATAGCAGATACCCTTAGTCGAGCATTTCTTGAAACCCTGGATGAGAGACCAAGAGTCATGAACATTGACTTCTTTCCGAACATTTCAGATGCCAGACTAGAAGAAGTTCGTGACGTCACCGTACGTGATCCTACTACGAAAACTCTCATGTGTCTCATTCGGAATGGCTGGCCAGACACTAAACAAGACACTCCGATAGAGGCTAAGCCATATTTTGACTTTAGAGACTCTCTTAGCTGTGAAAGTGGAATCATACTCAAGGGAGAAGCTATCCTTATCCCCTGTGACCTACGTGGCGATATAAAGCAGCGTTTGCATTCCGCTCACCTGGGACTGAACAGTATGCTCCGACGCGCTCGAGGTCTCGTGTTTTGGCCAGGACTTGCGCAAGATGTTAAGCAAATGGTTGGTACATGTGAGCCGTGCCAAGAGCTTAGGGCCCGTAGCCCTAAGGAACCACTGATCCctcatgatgatggtcaaagTCCTTGGGACAAAGTGGGAGCAGACATTTTTGAGATTTCTGGTCGCCAGTACTTAGTTACTGTGGATTTCTTCTCCAACTTCATCGAGGTTGACTTCTTGCCAACAATCACTAGCTCTCAAGTGATAAATGTGCTTAAGAAACACTTTGCTAGATATGGCATCCCGCGTATATTCCAAAGTGACACCGGATCTCAACTGACATCTAGTGAATTCGAAAATTCATGA